The Clupea harengus chromosome 26, Ch_v2.0.2, whole genome shotgun sequence genome has a segment encoding these proteins:
- the pi4k2a gene encoding phosphatidylinositol 4-kinase type 2-alpha: MDETSPLVSPLRDSTDFSYCPTEPTSPRGGFGGTPGSVVRIPAGSPGRSRERQPLLDRDRGGPPRDPHRNDFPEDPEFREIIRKAERAIEEGIYPERIYQGSSGSYFVKDSHGKIIGVFKPKNEEPYGQLNPKWTKWLQKLCCPCCFGRDCLVLNQGYLSEAGASLMDQKLELNIVPRTKVVYLSSETFNYNAIDRVKSRGKRLALEKVPKVGQRFHRIGLPPKVGSFQLFVDGYKDADFWLRRFEADPLPENTNRQLQLQFERLVVLDYIIRNTDRGNDNWLIKYDCPMDTSGNRDTDWVLVKDPIIKLAAIDNGLAFPLKHPDSWRAYPFYWAWLAQAKVPFSQEIRDLVLPKLADPNFIKDLEEDLYELFKKDPGFDRGQFHKQISVMRGQILNLSQALKDAKTPLQLVQMPPVIVETARAPQRANSESYTQSFQSRRPFFTWW; the protein is encoded by the exons ATGGACGAGACTAGCCCACTGGTGTCCCCTTTACGGGACTCAACTGATTTTAGCTACTGTCCCACCGAGCCTACGAGTCCCCGGGGCGGATTTGGAGGAACACCAGGCTCAGTCGTGCGCATTCCGGCTGGGAGTCCTGGAAGGAGCCGTGAACGGCAACCACTTTTGGATAGAGACCGAGGAGGTCCTCCACGCGATCCGCATAGAAATGATTTCCCCGAAGATCCAGAATTCAGGGAGATAATTCGGAAAGCAGAGCGTGCTATTGAGGAGGGAATCTACCCGGAGAGGATCTACCAAGGATCCAGTGGCAGTTACTTCGTAAAAGATTCGCATGGG AAGATCATTGGAGTGTTCAAACCTAAGAATGAGGAGCCGTATGGCCAGCTCAATCCCAAATGGACCAAGTGGCTGCAGAAGCTGTGCTGTCCCTGCTGCTTTGGCCGAGACTGTCTGGTGCTCAACCAGGGCTACCTCTCAGAGGCGGGAGCCAGTCTGATGGACCAGAAACTGGAGCTTAACATCGTACCCCGCACCAAA GTTGTCTACTTGTCTAGTGAAACGTTCAACTACAATGCCATAGACCGAGTGAAGTCACGAGGTAAACGCCTGGCCCTGGAGAAGGTCCCTAAAGTAGGCCAGCGATTCCACCGGATTGGCTTGCCTCCAAAG GTTGGCTCTTTCCAGCTCTTTGTGGACGGGTACAAAGATGCCGATTTCTGGTTGCGGCGCTTTGAGGCGGACCCTTTGCCAGAGAACACCAACCGCCAGCTGCAGCTTCAGTTTGAGAGGCTGGTGGTCCTCGATTACATCATCAGGAACACTG ATAGAGGAAATGACAATTGGCTGATCAAATATGATTGCCCCATGGACACCTCAGGCAACAGG GACACTGATTGGGTTTTAGTTAAGGATCCTATTATTAAGTTGGCAGCCATAGATAATGGCCTTGCTTTCCCTTTGAAACACCCAGACTCCTGGAGAGCCT ATCCATTTTACTGGGCATGGTTGGCTCAGGCTAAAGTGCCCTTCTCTCAAGAAATTAGAGACCTGGTTCTGCCTAAACTGGCTGACCCAAACTTCATCAAGGACCTGGAAGAGGATCTATACGAGCTATTTAAG AAAGACCCAGGTTTTGACCGAGGACAGTTCCATAAGCAAATATCTGTGATGAGAGGGCAG ATTCTGAACCTGAGCCAGGCTCTGAAGGATGCCAAGACGCCGCTGCAGCTGGTTCAGATGCCGCCGGTGATCGTGGAGACGGCCCGCGCCCCCCAGCGTGCCAACAGCGAGTCCTACACACAGAGCTTCCAGAGCAGACGGCCCTTTTTCACTTGGTGGTGA
- the avpi1 gene encoding uncharacterized protein avpi1, with protein MEDLASPSVLPGPSHVPCWNPTERKTRKTGTHDIFQGVNLRQLRRLFQVAGDQDAEQRARMVWRGGRKTAQGDKEEEEEEEVRAEVEIGLAQALVGLRVRSRTRSGMRADRHRDGDRRVRPSTQHRSGAASSGQPVAVPDVNSEEEEEEEGLTGELEQATTTEGPAIALSDKEMVDMTSNRSGAREKDPERHLHRIRH; from the exons ATGGAGGACCTggcttctccctctgtcctaCCAGGACCCTCTCATGTTCCATGCTGGAATCCCACGGAGCGCAAGACCCGGAAAACAGGGACACACGATATCTTCCAGGGAGTGAACCTGAGGCAGCTGCGGCGCCTGTTTCAGGTTGCAGGAGACCAGGATGCCGAGCAACGAGCCAGGATGGTGTGGAGAGGAGGCCGCAAAACAGCCCAGGGGgataaggaggaggaggaggaggaggaagtgcgCGCGGAGGTGGAAATTGGGTTAGCACAGGCACTGGTGGGGCTCCGGGTCCGTTCGCGCACCAGAAGCGGAatgagagcagacagacaccGGGACGGAGACAGAAGGGTTCGTCCCTCAACACAACACCG GAGCGGTGCTGCATCATCAGGGCAGCCTGTGGCCGTTCCAGATGTGaactcagaggaggaggaggaggaggagggactcACTGGAGAACTGGAGCAGGCGACCACCACTGAGGGGCCGGCCATCGCACTGAGTGACAAGGAGATGGTAGACATGACCTCCAATAGGAGTGGTGCCAGAGAGAAGGATCCAGAGCGCCACCTTCACAGGATCCGACACTGA
- the zgc:171482 gene encoding zinc finger protein produces the protein MKTAGVCGGRLFTDSYCNICNAQLISESQRTAHYESKKHANKVRLFYMLHPEDGGPPSKRLRPDNPACAETEVDRNKCCTLCNMFFTSSIVAQSHYQGKTHAKRIRLVLGEPQLLPSADSPLGSRPPAMPQASPTSWSLANGSRETSWSLANGSREAGKFCCLCRAWFNNPLMAQQHYGGKKHKKNAGRAHLLEQLIGGMDTMQTPGLQSTYTCYVCAVTLNSIEQYYAHLQGSKHQNNLRQHQQD, from the exons atGAAGACTGCAGGGGTCTGCGGTGGCCGTCTCTTCACAGACAGCTACTGCAACATCTGTAATGCCCAGCTGATCTCAGAGTCCCAACGCACGGCACACTACGAG AGTAAGAAGCACGCAAACAAAGTGCGCCTCTTCTACATGCTCCACCCAGAAGATGGAGGCCCACCCTCGAAGAGACTGAGACCTGATAACCCT GCCTGTGCTGAAACTGAGGTGGACAGGAATAAATGTTGCACCCTGTGTAATATGTTCTTCACCTCTTCCATCGTGGCACAGTCTCACTACCAGGGTAAGACGCACGCTAAAAGGATTCGGCTAGTACTGGGAGAGCCTCAACTTCTGCCATCTGCGG ACTCTCCTCTCGGCTCACGTCCCCCAGCCATGCCCCAGGCCTCCCCGACGTCTTGGTCACTGGCCAATGGAAGCAGAGAGACGTCTTGGTCACTGGCCAATGGAAGCAGAGAGGCGGGTAAATTCTGCTGCCTGTGCAGAGCGTGGTTTAATAACCCACTGATGGCCCAGCAGCACTATGGAGGGAAGAAACACAAGAAGAACGCTGGCAGAGCACATCTCCTGGAGCAGCTGATAGGAGGCATGGACACCATGCAGACCCCAG gCCTTCAGAGCACGTATACCTGTTATGTATGTGCTGTGACTCTGAATTCCATCGAGCAATACTATGCCCACCTGCAAGGGTCGAAGCACCAGAACAA CTTGCGGCAACACCAGCAGGACTAG